A genomic region of Pseudomonadota bacterium contains the following coding sequences:
- a CDS encoding SDR family oxidoreductase, whose amino-acid sequence MKKKICIVTHVTSGVGQGSADALAKTGATVVVNDRRFQKAADHKAYAKKHPKLHVTKTLDPETLVAEVVKKHGRVDVVVSNALSAHEPAIIEKTKPAALQAYLDRLAIEPFRLAKAAVFHMRKRKSGKIIFVTSNGPRRGLAKHTAYCAAQGTANALMISMAEELADANVQVNAIGLDESIRPTYFPKEMMGETTAETTIYLKNKPMRKAKPQEAGGLVAFLASEGSDFVTGQVIPFTGGWA is encoded by the coding sequence ATGAAAAAGAAAATTTGCATCGTCACCCATGTCACGAGCGGCGTCGGCCAGGGCAGCGCGGACGCGTTGGCAAAGACGGGTGCGACCGTCGTCGTCAACGATCGCCGCTTCCAGAAGGCGGCCGACCACAAGGCCTATGCGAAAAAGCATCCCAAGCTCCACGTGACGAAGACTCTCGATCCGGAGACGTTGGTCGCCGAGGTCGTGAAGAAACACGGTCGGGTGGACGTCGTGGTTTCGAACGCCTTGAGCGCCCACGAGCCCGCCATCATCGAGAAGACGAAACCGGCGGCATTGCAGGCCTATCTGGATAGGCTGGCCATCGAGCCGTTCCGGCTGGCGAAGGCGGCGGTCTTTCACATGCGGAAGCGGAAGTCGGGCAAGATCATCTTCGTGACCTCGAATGGCCCCCGGCGCGGGCTTGCCAAGCACACCGCCTATTGCGCGGCGCAAGGCACGGCAAACGCGCTGATGATCTCGATGGCCGAGGAACTTGCCGACGCCAACGTTCAAGTGAACGCCATCGGGTTGGACGAATCGATCCGACCGACCTATTTTCCGAAGGAGATGATGGGAGAAACGACGGCCGAGACGACGATCTACCTCAAGAACAAGCCCATGCGGAAGGCAAAACCGCAGGAGGCCGGCGGGCTCGTCGCCTTTCTTGCTTCCGAAGGCTCGGATTTCGTGACCGGGCAGGTCATTCCGTTCACCGGCGGGTGGGCCTGA
- the speE gene encoding polyamine aminopropyltransferase, which produces MTDRWFEETLYPHHGQRLKVAEILHREKTDYQDLVIFENPQFGRVLALDGNVQTTEADEFFYHEMLVHPAIFAHGEVKKALIIGGGDGGALREALKHPIEKATLIEIDSSVVELSKKYLPAISGHAFKDPRTELIIQDGTKFVAETDERFDVILVDSTDPIGPATVLFQKEFYTNCKRCLTERGILIAQNGVPFLQPEEARGAHRLFRGLFPDSSFLVVPVPTYVGGFMTLGWASLSEKNRAVSRDTIERRFAGSGVSTRYYNPDIHLAAFALPTYIRELMG; this is translated from the coding sequence TTGACGGATCGGTGGTTCGAGGAAACGCTGTACCCACATCACGGGCAGCGGCTGAAGGTTGCTGAAATCCTTCATCGTGAAAAGACCGATTACCAGGATCTCGTCATCTTCGAGAATCCCCAGTTCGGCCGCGTCCTGGCGCTGGACGGCAACGTTCAGACGACGGAGGCCGATGAATTCTTCTACCACGAGATGCTCGTGCATCCCGCCATCTTCGCCCATGGCGAGGTCAAGAAGGCTCTCATCATCGGCGGCGGTGACGGCGGCGCCTTGCGGGAGGCTCTCAAGCACCCGATCGAGAAGGCAACGCTTATCGAGATCGATTCAAGCGTGGTCGAGCTATCCAAAAAATACCTGCCGGCCATCTCTGGCCATGCCTTCAAGGACCCGCGTACCGAGCTCATCATCCAGGACGGGACCAAGTTCGTCGCCGAGACGGATGAGCGTTTCGATGTCATCCTCGTCGACTCGACGGATCCGATCGGCCCGGCCACCGTCCTCTTCCAGAAAGAGTTCTATACGAACTGCAAGCGATGCCTGACCGAAAGGGGCATTCTCATCGCCCAGAATGGCGTGCCTTTCCTGCAACCGGAGGAAGCCCGCGGCGCCCATCGGCTGTTCCGCGGACTCTTTCCCGATTCCAGCTTTCTCGTCGTGCCGGTGCCAACCTATGTCGGAGGGTTCATGACGCTTGGCTGGGCGTCGCTCTCCGAGAAAAACCGGGCCGTTTCACGGGATACGATCGAACGCCGTTTCGCGGGCTCCGGCGTTTCCACCCGTTACTACAACCCAGATATCCACCTTGCCGCCTTCGCCCTTCCCACCTATATCCGTGAGCTGATGGGCTGA
- a CDS encoding FAD-binding oxidoreductase, with product MTSGEHDPVKTELAAALGPKGWTEDATRLAPLLTDARGRYRGKALGLAEPASTAEVAETVRICAKHRIGIVPQGGNTGLVGGATPHTAGDEILLRVRRMNRVRELDTANDTITVEAGAILADVQAEAARAGRLFPLSLASEGSAEIGGVLSTNAGGNAVLRYGNARELTLGLEVVLGDGRVWNGLRGLRKDNTGYDLKQLFLGAEGTLGIITAAVLKLFAAPREVATAFVALADPKAGLALLDLARKSGGESVTAFELLPRIGIDFVLAHTPGTRDPFRERYPWYVLVELASTSADGGMKPLLLGLLEKATAEGLIENAAVAETIAQRAAFWRLRDSLPEAQKQEGGSIKHDVSVPVSKIPEFMERATALVTKKLPGVRIVAFGHVGDGNLHFNLSQPEKADLRAYLEKWDEVNGWIHDIAVGLGGSFSAEHGIGQVKRDALRHYKSKVEIDLMQRLKDALDPYGILNPGKVL from the coding sequence ATGACCAGCGGCGAACACGACCCGGTAAAGACCGAACTCGCCGCCGCCTTGGGGCCCAAGGGCTGGACCGAGGACGCCACCCGCCTGGCGCCGCTTCTTACCGACGCCCGCGGCCGCTATCGGGGCAAAGCCTTGGGGCTTGCCGAGCCCGCCTCGACAGCGGAAGTCGCCGAAACGGTTCGCATCTGCGCGAAGCATCGGATCGGAATCGTGCCGCAGGGCGGAAACACCGGCCTCGTCGGCGGCGCCACGCCGCACACCGCGGGCGACGAAATCCTCCTGCGCGTGCGGCGCATGAACCGGGTACGCGAGCTGGACACGGCCAACGACACGATCACCGTCGAGGCTGGCGCCATCTTGGCCGATGTTCAGGCGGAAGCGGCGCGCGCCGGCCGGCTTTTCCCCTTAAGCCTCGCCTCCGAAGGAAGCGCGGAGATCGGCGGCGTGCTTTCGACAAACGCCGGCGGCAACGCCGTCCTTCGCTATGGGAACGCCCGCGAACTCACCCTCGGGCTCGAAGTCGTCCTGGGCGACGGCCGCGTATGGAACGGCTTGCGCGGGCTCCGCAAGGACAACACCGGCTATGACCTGAAACAGCTCTTCCTCGGCGCCGAAGGAACGCTTGGGATCATCACCGCCGCCGTGCTGAAGCTTTTTGCAGCACCCAGGGAAGTGGCAACCGCCTTCGTCGCCCTTGCCGATCCGAAGGCGGGTCTCGCCCTGCTCGACCTTGCCAGAAAAAGCGGCGGGGAAAGCGTGACCGCCTTCGAGCTTCTGCCGCGGATCGGGATCGACTTCGTACTCGCGCACACCCCCGGCACGCGCGACCCGTTTCGCGAACGCTACCCTTGGTACGTCCTGGTGGAGCTTGCCTCGACGAGCGCGGACGGCGGCATGAAACCCTTGCTGCTTGGCCTACTGGAGAAGGCGACGGCGGAAGGCCTCATCGAGAACGCCGCGGTCGCCGAGACGATCGCGCAGCGCGCAGCCTTCTGGCGGCTTCGCGACTCGCTGCCCGAGGCGCAGAAACAGGAAGGCGGCAGCATCAAGCACGACGTTTCCGTGCCGGTCTCGAAAATCCCGGAATTCATGGAGCGGGCGACGGCGCTCGTTACGAAGAAACTTCCCGGCGTGCGCATCGTCGCCTTCGGCCATGTCGGCGACGGCAACTTGCATTTCAATCTGAGCCAGCCGGAAAAAGCCGACCTGCGCGCGTATCTGGAAAAGTGGGACGAGGTGAACGGGTGGATCCACGACATTGCCGTTGGGCTTGGCGGCTCGTTCTCCGCCGAACATGGCATCGGACAAGTAAAGCGGGATGCGCTAAGACACTACAAATCCAAGGTTGAGATCGATCTCATGCAACGCCTGAAAGACGCCCTCGACCCTTACGGCATCTTGAATCCAGGCAAGGTACTTTAG
- a CDS encoding ChaB family protein, translating to MPYRDNAALPARVRAHLPAHAQTIYRQAFNSAFRAFADPAKRRGEAGREEAAHRVAWAAVKRKYEKRDGEWWPQA from the coding sequence ATGCCCTATCGGGACAACGCGGCGCTGCCGGCTCGCGTGCGGGCACACCTTCCCGCCCATGCCCAGACGATCTACCGGCAAGCCTTCAACAGCGCCTTCCGGGCTTTCGCCGATCCGGCCAAGCGCCGCGGGGAAGCGGGCCGGGAGGAAGCCGCCCATCGGGTGGCCTGGGCCGCGGTAAAGCGCAAATATGAAAAGCGGGACGGGGAGTGGTGGCCGCAGGCTTGA
- a CDS encoding DUF971 domain-containing protein: MARAWPAEIRHKTQEKALEIDFDDGKTFVFPAEFLRINSPSAEMRGHGAGEEKLIGGRRHVGILNVTPVGNYAIQIAFDDLHDTGIYSWDYLYELGNRHREIWQRYLDRLEKEGLSRDP; this comes from the coding sequence ATGGCGCGCGCCTGGCCAGCCGAAATCCGGCACAAAACGCAAGAAAAAGCCCTCGAAATCGATTTCGATGACGGGAAGACCTTTGTCTTCCCGGCGGAATTCCTGCGCATCAATAGCCCTTCCGCTGAGATGCGCGGGCACGGGGCGGGCGAGGAAAAATTGATCGGCGGGCGCCGGCATGTCGGCATCCTGAACGTGACGCCGGTTGGCAACTACGCGATCCAGATTGCTTTCGACGACCTGCACGATACCGGCATCTATTCGTGGGATTACCTGTACGAGCTTGGAAACCGCCACCGGGAAATCTGGCAGCGTTACCTTGACCGGCTGGAGAAGGAAGGCCTAAGCCGCGACCCTTGA
- a CDS encoding GIY-YIG nuclease family protein, whose protein sequence is MPCFVYVLESEGKGGYRTYVGWTTNLERRLREHNSGTGARSTRGRKWVLVYAERYDTRGEAMSREWHLKRDRQFRKRLVPVIASVDWA, encoded by the coding sequence ATGCCATGTTTTGTGTATGTTTTGGAAAGCGAAGGTAAAGGTGGATACCGCACCTACGTGGGCTGGACCACCAATTTAGAACGCCGTCTCCGCGAACATAATTCAGGTACCGGCGCGCGTTCGACCCGCGGGCGCAAGTGGGTTCTTGTATATGCCGAGCGTTACGACACGCGTGGCGAGGCGATGAGCCGGGAATGGCATCTCAAGAGGGATCGGCAATTTAGGAAGCGGCTGGTACCTGTAATTGCTTCGGTTGATTGGGCCTAG
- a CDS encoding acyl-CoA dehydrogenase: MPPFEAPIRDIGFAIFDVIGTERLAALPAFQEMLAPDLGKAVLEEAGKFAAGVLAPLNRTGDREGSVFENGVVRTPKGFKKAYAAFVAGGWNAVPFEPAIGGQGFPWLLATPIAELWASANLAFSLCPMLTQGAIEAIGRHGSAEQKRAYLPKLVSGEWTGTMNLTEPQAGSDLARTKARAVRKGAHYRLTGQKIFITYGEHDLAENIVHMVLARTPDAPEGTKGISLFIVPKFLLKADGSLGERNDLRCVSLEHKLGIHASPTAVLSYGDEGGAVGYLVGKENEGLVYMFTMMNQARLAVGLEGVALAERATQQAIAYAKERVQGRAAGGGGDVPIVRHADVRRMLMTMKAYTEATRYLAYLAAEAQDLARHHVDADVRKASQARVDLLTPVVKAWCSDVGFEVASLGVQVHGGVGYIEETGAAQHLRDARIAMIYEGTNGIQAMDLVQRKLRHDRGKAARAFLADMASLLPALRRPDDAFGPLHRGLDAGLKALGEATDFLLEAGRDDPHAADAGAAPYLRLFGTVAGGYLMARAALAAARRQAEDGADKVYFETHLALARFYAERILPEALALAAAVRSGGASVMAIPEDRL, encoded by the coding sequence ATGCCCCCCTTTGAAGCTCCCATCCGCGACATCGGCTTTGCGATCTTCGATGTCATCGGGACGGAACGCCTCGCCGCACTGCCCGCCTTCCAGGAGATGTTGGCGCCGGATCTCGGCAAGGCGGTGCTCGAGGAAGCCGGCAAGTTCGCCGCCGGCGTGCTGGCGCCGCTCAACCGGACAGGCGACCGGGAAGGTTCCGTCTTCGAGAACGGCGTCGTGCGGACCCCGAAGGGCTTCAAGAAAGCCTACGCTGCCTTCGTCGCCGGTGGCTGGAACGCGGTTCCCTTCGAGCCGGCCATCGGCGGGCAAGGGTTTCCCTGGCTGCTCGCGACCCCCATCGCCGAGCTGTGGGCGTCCGCCAATTTGGCCTTCTCTCTTTGTCCGATGCTGACGCAAGGGGCAATCGAAGCAATCGGCCGGCACGGCAGCGCGGAGCAAAAACGCGCCTACCTGCCAAAACTCGTCTCCGGCGAATGGACCGGCACGATGAACCTGACGGAACCGCAGGCCGGGTCGGACCTTGCCCGCACAAAAGCGCGCGCGGTGCGCAAGGGGGCCCATTATCGGCTGACGGGCCAGAAGATCTTCATCACCTACGGCGAGCACGACCTGGCCGAAAACATCGTCCACATGGTGCTGGCGCGCACCCCCGACGCGCCGGAGGGCACGAAGGGCATTTCGCTCTTCATCGTGCCGAAGTTTCTCCTCAAGGCGGACGGGTCGCTGGGGGAACGCAACGATCTTCGTTGCGTATCCCTCGAACACAAGCTCGGCATCCACGCGAGTCCGACCGCCGTTTTGTCCTACGGCGACGAAGGCGGCGCGGTCGGCTACCTCGTCGGTAAGGAGAACGAAGGTCTCGTCTACATGTTCACGATGATGAATCAGGCTCGCCTCGCCGTCGGCCTCGAAGGGGTGGCGCTTGCCGAACGTGCGACCCAGCAGGCGATCGCCTACGCCAAGGAAAGGGTCCAGGGCCGCGCGGCCGGTGGCGGCGGGGACGTTCCCATCGTCCGGCACGCCGACGTGCGACGGATGCTGATGACGATGAAGGCGTATACGGAAGCCACGCGCTACCTTGCCTATCTCGCGGCGGAGGCGCAGGACCTCGCCCGCCATCACGTGGACGCCGACGTGCGAAAGGCAAGCCAGGCCCGCGTGGATTTGCTGACCCCGGTGGTGAAGGCCTGGTGTTCGGACGTCGGCTTCGAGGTCGCCTCGCTCGGCGTCCAGGTCCATGGCGGCGTCGGCTATATCGAAGAGACGGGCGCCGCCCAGCACCTGCGGGACGCCCGCATCGCCATGATCTACGAAGGGACCAACGGCATCCAGGCAATGGACCTCGTCCAGCGGAAACTGCGGCACGACAGGGGCAAGGCGGCACGGGCGTTTCTTGCCGACATGGCAAGCTTGCTGCCCGCCTTGCGGCGGCCGGACGACGCCTTCGGCCCCCTTCATCGCGGACTCGACGCGGGGTTGAAGGCGCTCGGCGAAGCGACGGACTTCCTGCTCGAGGCGGGCCGCGACGACCCCCACGCGGCGGACGCCGGGGCGGCCCCCTATCTTCGTCTCTTCGGGACGGTCGCCGGCGGCTACCTGATGGCGCGCGCCGCCCTGGCCGCCGCAAGGCGACAGGCGGAAGACGGCGCCGACAAAGTCTATTTCGAGACCCACCTTGCCCTTGCCCGCTTCTATGCGGAGCGTATCCTTCCCGAGGCCTTGGCCCTCGCCGCCGCCGTCCGCAGCGGCGGAGCAAGCGTCATGGCGATCCCGGAAGACCGGCTTTAA
- the speD gene encoding adenosylmethionine decarboxylase, whose product MARRITVANTAVPPEQDIPDSTPTLHTATPVVDYFIQRNGMAYAGTHLLLDFWGCENLDRLDIIETALREGARTAGATLLDVRLHHFTSSGGISGVAVLAESHISIHTWPERGYAALDIFMCGACDPYKAIPVLRRAMNPRTVQLHEQRRGLTI is encoded by the coding sequence ATGGCACGAAGGATCACCGTTGCAAACACGGCGGTTCCGCCCGAGCAGGACATTCCTGACTCCACGCCAACTTTGCACACCGCCACGCCAGTGGTGGATTACTTCATCCAGCGAAATGGCATGGCTTACGCCGGCACGCACCTATTGCTCGACTTTTGGGGGTGCGAAAATCTCGATCGACTCGATATCATCGAGACCGCCTTGCGCGAAGGCGCGCGAACGGCGGGGGCGACGCTTCTCGACGTTCGGCTACATCACTTCACGTCGAGCGGCGGCATTTCCGGCGTTGCCGTTCTCGCCGAATCCCATATCAGCATCCACACCTGGCCGGAGCGTGGATACGCCGCCCTCGATATTTTCATGTGCGGGGCCTGCGACCCCTATAAGGCCATTCCCGTTCTCCGCAGGGCCATGAACCCGCGGACGGTCCAGCTTCACGAGCAGCGTCGAGGACTCACGATTTGA
- a CDS encoding type I restriction enzyme endonuclease domain-containing protein codes for MGFLGQSVKNILRCTKQQKAAFSKPDISILFDDFLTEVRGMPQRNLAVELLQKPLKGERVAIIRNNVTIDWTLRDNVRAQLRVLVKRTLRKDGGPPDKREKATQTVLKQAEALYAGWAV; via the coding sequence GTGGGCTTTCTGGGGCAATCTGTCAAGAATATATTGCGGTGCACAAAACAACAGAAAGCCGCTTTTTCAAAGCCCGACATCTCGATCCTCTTCGATGACTTTCTTACCGAGGTACGGGGAATGCCCCAGCGCAACCTCGCCGTGGAGCTGTTGCAGAAGCCGCTGAAGGGCGAGCGGGTTGCGATCATCCGCAACAACGTCACGATCGACTGGACTCTGCGGGATAACGTGCGCGCGCAACTGCGCGTGCTGGTCAAGCGCACCCTGCGCAAAGATGGCGGTCCGCCGGACAAACGGGAGAAAGCGACGCAGACGGTGCTGAAGCAGGCCGAAGCCCTCTATGCCGGCTGGGCAGTTTGA
- a CDS encoding response regulator, whose translation MAHILLAEDDGSMREFLARALRKAGHIVVGVRDGEEALSLVRRVPDFELLLADIVMPGMDGIELAQRVADEFPKIRIMLITGFAAVAVRARETFGDRTKVLSKPFHLRDLVHQIEDILVA comes from the coding sequence ATGGCGCATATTCTCCTCGCGGAAGACGACGGTTCGATGCGGGAATTTCTTGCCCGGGCGCTGCGTAAAGCGGGGCACATCGTCGTCGGGGTCCGGGATGGCGAGGAGGCCTTGAGTCTTGTCCGGCGGGTGCCGGACTTCGAGCTCCTGCTTGCCGACATCGTCATGCCGGGCATGGACGGGATCGAACTGGCCCAGCGCGTGGCCGATGAATTTCCGAAGATCCGAATCATGCTGATCACCGGCTTCGCCGCCGTTGCCGTGCGCGCCCGCGAAACGTTCGGTGACCGGACGAAGGTGCTTTCAAAACCTTTTCACCTGCGCGACCTCGTTCACCAGATCGAGGATATTCTGGTCGCCTGA
- a CDS encoding SDR family oxidoreductase: MANSKVCLLTHITGYGGPAATKALLAGGATVLGSDRSFANAKDRQAFAAANPRVEIVTGLAPEKQVAEVVKRHGRIDLLFSNNFVPLFPSAIETASLEVFQDYLDGLTIEPFRVARAAIPHMKKQKSGKIVFMTSAGPVKGLPNLATYCAARGGASAMMRALAMEVADANIQVNAIGPNYAENPTYFPKEILGTDFMRKLVRESCPIKRYARPEELEELVGYLASERSNFFTGQLIHFCGGWV; the protein is encoded by the coding sequence GTGGCGAATAGCAAAGTCTGCCTGCTCACCCATATCACCGGCTATGGCGGCCCGGCCGCCACCAAGGCGCTTCTGGCGGGCGGCGCGACCGTGCTGGGCAGCGACCGCAGCTTCGCAAACGCGAAGGATCGCCAGGCCTTCGCCGCGGCGAACCCGAGGGTCGAAATCGTCACCGGGCTCGCGCCGGAAAAACAGGTCGCGGAAGTCGTCAAACGGCACGGCCGGATCGACCTTCTTTTCAGCAACAATTTCGTGCCGCTCTTTCCTTCGGCGATCGAGACGGCGAGCCTCGAGGTTTTCCAGGATTATCTGGACGGCCTCACGATCGAGCCTTTCCGCGTCGCCCGCGCCGCCATCCCCCACATGAAGAAGCAAAAATCCGGCAAGATCGTCTTCATGACGTCGGCCGGGCCGGTCAAGGGCCTGCCGAATCTGGCGACCTATTGCGCGGCGCGCGGCGGGGCGAGCGCGATGATGCGGGCGTTGGCCATGGAGGTGGCGGACGCCAACATCCAGGTGAACGCGATCGGGCCGAACTATGCCGAAAACCCAACCTATTTCCCGAAGGAAATTCTGGGCACGGATTTCATGCGGAAACTGGTTCGGGAGAGCTGCCCGATCAAGCGGTACGCGAGGCCGGAGGAGCTGGAGGAGCTGGTCGGCTATCTTGCCTCGGAGCGTTCGAACTTCTTCACCGGCCAACTCATCCATTTCTGCGGCGGCTGGGTCTAA
- a CDS encoding L-threonylcarbamoyladenylate synthase, translating to MEPAPHILPATPENLKLAGERLRAGALVAFPTETVYGLGGDATNDQAISRIFATKSRPSFNPLIVHLRDVAAGEKVAVFNERAHRLVQRFWPGPLTLVLKRREDSGVSLLASAGLDTIAVRVPANAIARALLEAADCPIAAPSANRSGSISPTTADHVMTSLGMAVDLILDGGACELGIESTVLDVSENKARLLRPGAITKEMIEDVIGEIPAVTQSDRERPRSPGMGDRHYAPSIPVRLNATAVEAGEALLAFGPHTITGFAAERNLSLKGDLVEAAANFYRLFRELDWSGFRAIAVMPIPEEGLGVAINDRLRRAAAGAVADVEIRPQWEKAKPR from the coding sequence ATGGAGCCCGCCCCCCATATCCTGCCGGCCACGCCGGAAAACCTAAAGCTTGCCGGAGAGAGGCTGCGCGCAGGCGCCCTTGTCGCCTTCCCGACCGAGACCGTCTATGGCCTTGGCGGGGATGCGACGAACGATCAGGCCATTTCACGGATCTTCGCGACCAAGTCCCGCCCCTCCTTCAACCCGCTTATCGTCCACCTGCGGGATGTGGCGGCGGGGGAAAAGGTGGCGGTCTTCAACGAGCGGGCGCATCGCCTCGTCCAGCGCTTCTGGCCGGGGCCGCTCACTCTCGTGTTGAAGCGCCGGGAAGATTCGGGCGTCTCCCTGCTGGCCAGCGCAGGCCTCGACACCATCGCCGTGCGCGTGCCGGCGAACGCAATCGCGAGGGCGCTTCTCGAGGCGGCGGATTGCCCAATTGCCGCCCCCAGCGCCAACCGCTCCGGTAGCATCAGCCCAACGACGGCCGATCACGTCATGACCTCCCTCGGCATGGCGGTTGATCTCATCCTGGATGGGGGTGCTTGCGAACTCGGCATCGAATCGACCGTGTTGGACGTGAGCGAAAACAAAGCCCGCCTTCTCCGTCCGGGCGCCATCACGAAAGAGATGATCGAGGACGTCATCGGGGAAATTCCCGCGGTGACACAAAGCGACCGGGAAAGACCGCGTTCGCCGGGCATGGGAGATCGCCACTACGCGCCCTCGATCCCGGTTCGGCTGAACGCCACCGCCGTCGAGGCCGGCGAAGCGCTGCTTGCTTTCGGGCCTCACACCATCACCGGCTTTGCGGCCGAGCGTAATTTGAGCCTCAAGGGCGATCTCGTCGAGGCGGCGGCGAATTTCTATCGCCTCTTTCGCGAGCTGGATTGGTCGGGCTTCCGGGCGATCGCCGTCATGCCGATCCCGGAGGAAGGGCTTGGCGTGGCCATCAACGACCGCTTGCGGCGGGCCGCCGCCGGAGCGGTGGCGGACGTCGAGATCAGGCCGCAATGGGAAAAAGCCAAGCCCCGATGA
- a CDS encoding phasin family protein encodes MDKTNPFLKNPFYNADITTFVDKFRLPGVEVEALTASQRKNMEAVTAVGQLAFEGFQSLAKRQAELAKNCFESYTKGANALIGAETPEEKASEQANLVESLFKEMVSNLNELTDLTTKSADAIVHVVQTRFSEGLDEFREAAQTQKPAAAKAPAAKSPYGKTPVKS; translated from the coding sequence ATGGACAAAACGAACCCATTTTTGAAGAATCCATTTTATAACGCGGACATCACGACGTTCGTCGATAAATTTCGCCTGCCAGGGGTGGAAGTCGAGGCATTGACCGCGAGTCAGCGTAAGAACATGGAGGCGGTGACAGCCGTCGGCCAGCTTGCCTTTGAAGGATTCCAGTCGCTGGCGAAGCGTCAGGCCGAACTCGCGAAGAACTGCTTCGAATCCTACACGAAAGGGGCAAACGCGCTCATTGGAGCCGAGACGCCAGAGGAAAAGGCGTCGGAACAGGCCAATCTCGTCGAGTCTCTTTTCAAAGAGATGGTCTCCAATCTCAACGAACTTACGGACCTGACGACGAAGTCCGCAGATGCAATTGTTCATGTCGTCCAGACGCGCTTTTCGGAAGGCCTCGACGAGTTCCGTGAGGCGGCCCAGACGCAGAAGCCGGCGGCCGCCAAAGCGCCTGCCGCCAAGTCCCCTTACGGGAAGACCCCTGTGAAGTCCTAA